The following are encoded together in the Proteiniphilum saccharofermentans genome:
- a CDS encoding FkbM family methyltransferase, whose protein sequence is MKKLLEEIGKKLGYKYFRYGIPYQLECKKHKNEIDYLKSVLADDLSRDVLNAAIKCRMTRNYKYLKPFYDTNNTKELMLNSGYTVCFDPSQYFPKDIINLSTEEVFIDGGGFVGDTALNFIGQTAGYFNKIHIFEPIKRNCEQIRKNITNLSDKVILHNLGLYSSCEETFFEDSGSGSRIGKGKELVKLVALDNYFSEQERSEITYIKLDVEGAEMSALEGMQDTIIKYNPKLAICIYHKPADLWELPLYIHKLNPKYNLYIRQHHPVNETVLYAV, encoded by the coding sequence ATGAAAAAATTGCTTGAAGAAATCGGGAAAAAACTAGGATATAAGTATTTTCGTTATGGGATTCCATATCAATTAGAATGTAAAAAACACAAAAATGAGATTGATTATTTGAAATCTGTTTTGGCAGATGATTTGTCGAGAGATGTATTGAATGCCGCCATTAAATGCAGAATGACGCGAAATTATAAATATCTCAAACCGTTTTACGATACCAATAATACCAAAGAATTGATGTTGAATTCTGGATATACTGTGTGTTTTGATCCGTCACAGTATTTTCCCAAAGATATTATCAATCTTTCAACAGAAGAGGTTTTTATAGATGGTGGTGGATTTGTTGGCGATACAGCTTTGAATTTTATCGGACAGACTGCCGGATATTTTAATAAAATACACATATTTGAACCTATTAAACGTAATTGTGAGCAAATCAGAAAAAACATAACAAATTTATCCGATAAAGTAATTTTGCATAATTTGGGGTTGTATTCTTCCTGTGAAGAAACTTTTTTTGAAGATTCAGGCAGTGGCTCCCGCATTGGTAAAGGTAAAGAGTTAGTAAAACTTGTGGCATTAGACAATTATTTTTCCGAACAGGAACGTAGTGAAATCACATATATTAAATTGGATGTTGAGGGTGCAGAAATGTCAGCTCTTGAAGGGATGCAAGATACAATTATAAAATACAATCCTAAATTAGCAATTTGCATATACCATAAACCGGCAGATTTATGGGAATTGCCACTGTATATCCATAAACTAAACCCCAAATACAATCTTTATATCAGGCAACACCACCCTGTTAATGAAACAGTTTTATATGCTGTATAG